A single region of the Silene latifolia isolate original U9 population chromosome 8, ASM4854445v1, whole genome shotgun sequence genome encodes:
- the LOC141595040 gene encoding uncharacterized protein LOC141595040, whose product MEHLADTFQTLREFKIKLNPSKCSFGVSSGKFLGYMVTQRGIEASKEQIKAILQLESPQKPKDVQRLVGKVAALNRFISRASDRCKLFYDILRKSQKFEWTEELSKHATVTRKAGARGATFPVPVSHGSGYKYETRYTSFEKLALALVTASYKLRPYFESHTIHVITNYPLKTIMRKPELSGRMTKWSVHLSGYDLQFEPRTAIKSQVLADFVSDFCPATRGEEEEGMLAITGSQDGEMWTLYIDGASNARGGGVGLVLRSPKGDMIVQAIRCEFKATNNEAEYEALILGMQMASGLKVRYLRVYSDSLLVLNHVNNEYVAHDSKMIAYLKIATEQKSKFRTFKITQVPRDQNVEANAMETLGATFQPTELSNIPITHVLTPAIQKEPDQNQVKEDVHMQCAQEARTLVSTVGQQDADWRVPYLNWLRDGTLPEDRKEAQSFRIKASRYIMIDNILFGKSLAGPCLRCLSKEEAETVLRDVHGGECGNHAGGLSMSNKILRQGYFWPTMRADAINHSKRFEPCQKAAPAIHQPVEPMHPIISPWPFMMWGMDIVGKLPRAPGNRVYMLVMTDYFSN is encoded by the exons ATGGAGCACTTGGCAGACACCTTCCAGACGTTAAGGGAGTTTAAAATTAAACTTAATCCGTCCAAGTGTTCATTTGGGGTATCCTCGGGAAAATTCTTAGGGTATATGGTGACCCAGAGAGGAATTGAAGCAAGCAAGGAACAGATAAAAGCAATACTCCAGCTGGAATCACCCCAGAAGCCAAAGGATGTGCAAAGGCTGGTAGGGAAGGTGGCGGCCCTAAACAGGTTCATATCAAGGGCTTCAGATAGGTGCAAGTTATTCTATGATATATTGAGGAAGAGTCAGAAATTCGAATGGACTGAGGAACTATCTAAGCACGCCACCGTTACTCGCAAAGCCGGAGCAAGGGGAGCCACTTTTCCTGTACCTGTCAGTCACGGAAGCGGCTATAAGTACG agaccaggtacacttcTTTTGAAAAACTAGCGTTGGCTTTGGTTACTGCTTCCTATAAACTGCGGCCGTACTTTGAATCTCACACCATCCATGTAAtaaccaactacccgctaaagactattatgaggaagcctgaactttcGGGTAGAATGACTAAATGGTCAGTACATCTTAGTGGGTATGACTTACAATTCGAACCCAGAACAGCGATAAAATCCCAGGTCCTAGCAGATTTCGTCTCTGACTTCTGCCCTGCTACCCGtggggaggaagaagaaggaatgcTGGCGATAACAGGGAGTCAGGATGGTGAGATGTGGACCCTATACATTGACGGAGCCTCAAACGCCAGGGGGGGTGGTGTGGGGTTGGTCCTTCGGTCACCTAAAGGAGATATGATAGTACAAGCTATTAGGTGTgagttcaaggcaaccaacaacgaGGCCGAGTATGAAGCGCTTATACTTGGGATGCAAATGGCGTCAGGGCTTAAGGTAAGGTACCTGAGGGTATATAGTGACTCCTTACTTGTGTTAAATCATGTAAACAACGAATACGTGGCACATgattcaaagatgatagcctATTTGAAGATAGCCACAGAGCAAAAGTCAAAGTTTAGAACGTTCAAGATAACTCAGGTGCCgcgagatcagaacgtggaagcaaaCGCCATGGAAACATTGGGGGCCACCTTCCAGCCTACAGAACTATCAAACATACCTATCACCCACGTGTTGACTCCAGCTATCCAGAAGGAGCCAGATCAGAATCAGGTGAAAGAGGATGTACACATGCAGTGTGCGCAGGAAGCCAGGACGCTGGTTTCCACAGTAGGACAGCAGGATGCAGATTGGAGGGTTCCATACCTAAATTGGCTAAGGGATGGGACACTCCCTGAAGACAGAAAGGAAGCACAAAGTTTTAGAATAAAAGCTTCCAGGTATATCATGATTGATAACATCCTCTTCGGAAAGTCACTGGCAGGACCATGCCTCAGGTGCTTGAGCAAAGAGGAGGCAGAAACAGTACTGCGGGATGTACACGGCGGAGAATGCGGGAACCATGCTGGAGGACTAAGTATGTCAAACAAAATCTTGAGACAGGGGtatttctggcccaccatgcgcgCAGATGCCATAAATCATTCCAAACGCTTTGAGCCATGTCAAAAGGCGGCTCCAGCAATCCACCAGCCAGTAGAACCAATGCATCCGATTATCTCTCCATGGCCATTCAtgatgtggggcatggacatagtgggCAAGCTGCCCAGGGCTCCAGGAAACAGAGTGTATATGCTagttatgactgattacttctcaaaTTAG
- the LOC141595041 gene encoding uncharacterized protein LOC141595041, translating to MAKWSVHLSGYEFKFEPYTAIKSQALADFVSDFCPALQTQVEQDILNLEEDKGDQVWELHVDGAFDARGAGVGLVLKSPQGDLTVQAVRCELKATNNESEYEALILGLKLALDLKIRHLKVCSDSKLIVNHVNDSYEARDSRMMAYLDLEKELTLRFVTFNIKQIPRDQNAEADTLATLGATFTAGAMSTIPTVHVLEPAIMKPEQEAEVLCSTSSEEDTPD from the coding sequence ATGGCTAAGTGGTCCGTGCACCTGAGCGGTTATGAATTTAAATTCGAACCTTATACAGCAATAAAGTCTCAGGCTCTGGCAGATTTTGTGTCCGACTTCTGCCCGGCTCTTCAAACCCAGGTAGAACAAGACATCCTGAACCTCGAGGAAGATAAAGGAGATCAAGTGTGGGAGTTGCATGTGGACGGAGCCTTCGACGCAAGAGGAGCAGGAGTAGGGTTGGTCCTCAAGTCGCCCCAGGGAGATCTTACAGTCCAGGCTGTACGATGTGAATTGAAGGCCACAAACAACGAATCAGAGTATGAGGCATTGATCCTGGGTCTAAAGCTGGCTCTAGATCTGAAAATCAGACACCTTAAGGTTTGCAGTGACTCTAAACTTATAGTTAACCATGTAAATGACTCTTATGAAGCCAGGGACTCCAGAATGATGGCATACCTAGACCTAGAAAAGGAGTTGACCCTCAGATTTGTCACGTTCAACATCAAACAAATCCCCAGAGACCAGAATGCAGAAGCAGATACGCTAGCCACCTTGGGGGCAACCTTCACAGCAGGAGCCATGTCCACAATACCAACTGTCCACGTGTTGGAGCCAGCGATAATGAAACCTGAACAGGAAGCGGAAGTGTTGTGCAGCACCAGTAGTGAAGAAGATACTCCGGACTAG
- the LOC141595042 gene encoding uncharacterized protein LOC141595042 — MKASRFILIDGVLFRKYLAGPYLRSLDREESQAILHGLHSGECGNHAGGRSLSNKALRQGYFLPTMRKDAMEFAKNAMLVRDMLTSATSQQSLCIRWNISLKKSTLRNPQSNGQAESSNKIIVENLKKKLEERGENGQKSCLWFSGLTEPHPRLQHDKLPSAWCLEQKQSFHPR; from the exons ATGAAAGCAtccagattcatactaattgatgGTGTCTTGTTCAGGAAATACCtcgctggaccctacctcagaAGCCTGGATCGGGAAGAATCTCAGGCTATTTTGCATGGTCTCCAcagtggagaatgtggaaaccatgcagggggcaggagcttGTCCAACAAGGCACTGAGGCAGGGGTATTTCTTGCCTACAATGCGCAAAGATGCCATGGAGTTCGCAAAAAATGCGATGCTTGTCAGAGACATGCTCACGtcagccaccagccagcagagcctctgCATCAG GTGGAACATCTCATTGAAGAAATCTACTCTCAGGAACCCCCAGTCCAACGGACAAGCCGAATCCAGCAATAAGATTATCGTGGAAAACCTAAAAAAGAAGCTGGAGGAGAGAGGGGAAAATGGGCAGAAGAGCTGCCTCTGGTTCTCTGGGCTGACAGAGCCACACCCAAGGTTACAACATGACAAactcccttcagcctggtgtttggagcagaagcagtcattccatccgAGGTGA